The following coding sequences lie in one Stigmatopora argus isolate UIUO_Sarg chromosome 5, RoL_Sarg_1.0, whole genome shotgun sequence genomic window:
- the znf703 gene encoding zinc finger protein 703 — MRDPTSGSRSPLRSQSSDRNVARVGCRRTGVEKPPVSRAESRLEPSRQIERLPIRIVKMLTAHGGHLLHPEYLQPLQSAPVSIELDAKKSPLALLAQTCSQIGKPDPPSASKLASLSSGSLGDKDCAGRSSKSAEQHQSSEDKSSFKPYSKSSGDCRKEVQGSKGSSDKTFRVSNGSSGGGSCPSFPPHSKSPSSPQRHTPSQPHVQSHSPSTAHSQASHLDNKSASLEQPGSDSNNGGDKKDSDAVKSALDGAQLANSSHVRASANSSNASSASSPRPEGKADTQVSQANLVSGHIAPVSPFKPGHSVFPLPPASMGYHGSIVGAYAGYPSQFVPGLDPTKSSMGLGIKHPSSSPLTGASPPSLMQGLCRDPYCLTYPNAHHLGGSNCSTCVHDPSSLKSGFPLVYPSHHLHSLHSSALSSSTTPSLSHPLYTYGFMLHNEPLPHACNWVSVGGPCDKRFATSEELLAHLRTHTALPGMVDSKLLSAYPSSISSTASCHLHLPPHSSPGSLPSSFSLRGSPGLGLARYHPYSKSHLPGAPGLPMPSIPSSSAYYSPYALYGQRLGSASALGYQ; from the exons ATGAGAGATCCCACCAGTGGCTCAAGATCGCCTTTACGCAGCCAGTCGTCGGATCGAAACGTCGCCAGGGTTGGGTGTCGGCGCACAGGAGTGGAAAAGCCGCCCGTGAGCAGAGCCGAGTCTCGGTTGGAGCCGTCACGTCAGATCGAGAGGCTTCCCATCAGGATTGTAAAGATGTTGACGGCGCACGGCGGTCACTTGCTCCACCCAGAGTACCTTCAACCCCTCCAGTCCGCACCAGTCAGTATCGAG CTGGACGCCAAAAAGAGTCCACTCGCTTTGCTGGCTCAGACATGTTCCCAAATCGGTAAACCGGACCCTCCCTCCGCTTCCAAGCTCGCCTCCCTTTCCTCGGGCAGTCTGGGAGACAAAGACTGCGCGGGCCGATCGTCCAAGTCGGCGGAGCAGCACCAGTCCTCGGAGGACAAGTCCAGCTTCAAACCTTACTCCAAGTCCTCGGGCGACTGCCGTAAAGAAGTTCAAGGGTCCAAGGGGTCTTCAGATAAAACTTTCAGAGTGTCCAACGGAAGCTCCGGCGGTGGTTCGTGTCCGTCTTTTCCACCTCATTCGAAATCTCCGAGCTCTCCTCAACGCCACACGCCGAGCCAGCCTCACGTACAAAGTCATTCCCCGTCGACCGCGCACTCGCAGGCCTCGCACTTGGACAACAAATCTGCCAGTCTAGAGCAACCCGGCTCGGACAGTAACAACggcggcgacaaaaaagactcGGACGCGGTGAAGTCGGCATTGGACGGGGCTCAGCTGGCCAACTCCAGCCACGTACGCGCAAGCGCCAACTCCAGTAACGCCAGCTCCGCCAGCAGCCCGCGGCCCGAGGGCAAGGCCGACACGCAGGTCTCACAGGCTAACCTGGTCTCGGGGCACATCGCGCCCGTGTCCCCGTTCAAACCGGGACATTCGGTTTTCCCTCTGCCTCCTGCTTCGATGGGCTACCACGGCTCTATTGTCGGAGCCTACGCGGGCTACCCCTCGCAGTTTGTTCCCGGTTTGGACCCTACCAAGTCCAGTATGGGCTTAGGAATTAAGCACCCTAGTTCCAGTCCTCTGACTGGAGCCTCTCCTCCCTCCCTGATGCAGGGCTTATGCCGGGACCCTTATTGTTTGACTTACCCCAACGCGCACCACTTGGGAGGAAGTAACTGTTCCACTTGCGTCCACGACCCCTCCAGCCTCAAGTCTGGTTTCCCCTTGGTCTACCCTTCACACCACCTGCACTCCTTACACTCGAGCGCCTTGTCTTCCAGCACCACGCCCTCCCTCTCGCACCCTCTTTACACTTACGGTTTCATGCTCCACAACGAACCGTTACCCCACGCCTGTAACTGGGTGTCTGTCGGAGGACCGTGCGACAAGAGATTTGCGACGTCCGAGGAGCTCCTGGCCCATTTGCGTACCCACACGGCTCTGCCTGGCATGGTGGACAGCAAACTCTTGTCAGCGTACCCTTCGTCCATATCCTCCACGGCTTCGTGCCATCTTCATTTACCCCCCCACAGCAGCCCGGGCTCGCTGCCCAGCTCCTTCTCTCTTCGAGGGTCCCCCGGCTTGGGCCTGGCCCGCTACCACCCTTATAGCAAATCCCACCTACCCGGAGCACCTGGACTCCCCATGCCGTCCATACCCTCATCGTCGGCTTACTACTCCCCTTACGCCCTCTACGGTCAGAGACTGGGCTCAGCCTCAGCGCTTGGATACCAGTGA